Below is a window of Agrobacterium vitis DNA.
CCTTCGTCTATCGGTTAGGACGTCAGATTTTCATTCTGAAAAGAGGGGTTCGACTCCCCTAGGGCGTGCCACTGCTTCATTCCCCAACATGTTTCAAAAATAACGATCGTTTCAAAGATAACGATGGAAATGTTTGGATTCGACCACTGCACATTACATCAGCTTTTCGAAGGGTGGGCGCGGAGCATTGACGGTTCTCCACAGGCCGAGGAAAATTCGGCAGCAAAGCTGAAAAATTCGCTTGCAGCTCCAGTCGGTTCGCACTAAGAGAGCCGCACGCAACACGCGCCCTTCGTCTATCGGTTAGGACGTCAGATTTTCATTCTGAAAAGAGGGGTTCGACTCCCCTAGGGCGTGCCACTGCGTTTCCCCGGAAAACTCGTTTCTACATCCTGCTTATTGAAGCGGAAAAGACTGCGCGACCTTAGGTCAGCCAGCTGATAGATCGCATGAAAAAAATCACTGAGCCTACGGAAAAAGCTCATTTTTTCGCTTGCCATGAATCATCCGCCTGCCTATAAGCAGCCCACAGCACGCGCCCTTCGTCTATCGGTTAGGACGTCAGATTTTCATTCTGAAAAGAGGGGTTCGACTCCCCTAGGGCGTGCCACTGAACCCTCCCCGTATTGATGTTTATACCGTTGCCAAGCGCAGAGTGCGCTTTGCGTTCTCAAGTTAATCGAAGTGCTGTGCCGTGACGTTTTTCGCCGCGCTCAAAACGCTGGGGCAGCATCCAGAATACGGATTTGAATACGGCGCGTGCCTTGCCAGAGTTCTGCCCCAAGGCAACCAGCGACATGCACGGCATCACCGCGACGACCAAGCAGGAGATCACCGAGCGGTGTTTCCTTGGCGCGAAAGGCAATGCCGTCGATTCGGCTGCCATCCGGCGCTTCCAGCGTGACCTTGACGTGGCTGGTGCCAATCAGCCGAGACTCGCGAATGCGGTGGGCGGGGATGGCGAAGATCGGTTGGGAATGGCCGGAGCCATAGGGGCCAGCGGTTTCCAGGAGATCGATCAACGCAAGCGTCGCACCGGATGCGCCAACCGCACCATCGATCTTCAAAGCCCTGATGGCCGAGAGCGCCATGACCTTTTCCTGCGCCTGTTCATCAAAAAACGCCCGCACCTTGCCGAGATTGCCGCGCTCTACCGTCAGCCCTGCGGCCATGGCGTGGCCACCGCCCTTAACCAGCAGGCCATTGTCCACCGCCGCGCGCACCATCTTACCCATGTCAAAACCGGCGATGGACCGCCCAGAGCCAGTTCCTTTGCCCGATCCGTCGAAGGCAATGGCAAAGGCAGGCCGCTGGAACCGCTCTTTAAGCCGGGCCGCCAGTAGTCCGACGATGCCAGGATGCCAGCCTTCCCGAGCGGTGAGAATCACGGCGGCGCGCTCGCCGGTGCCATATTCGGCCATGGCCTCGGCTTCCGCCTCGGCCAGCATCTGCGCTTCCATCGCCTGACGTTGACGGTTCAGATCATCCAATTGGGCGGCAATTTCATCGGCCTCGGCAGCATCGTCCAGCGTCAGCAACCGACTGCCCAGCGCCGCATCGCCGATCCGGCCACCGGCATTGATTCGTGGACCAACCAGAAAACCGAAATGATAGGGCGTCACCGGGCCGCCGATTCCCGCGATCTTCAGAAGGGATGCAAGACCGGCATTTTGCTGGTGACGGGCGGCAATCAAGCCTTTCACCACATAAGCGCGATTCAGCCCCTTCAGCGGCACGACATCGCAGACCGTCGCCAGCGCCACGAGATCCAGCCAGGCCAGCAGATCGAGCGAGCGCGCAGCACCGTGACCAGCTTCACGAAGCTTGCGCAGCGTTCCCACCAACACCATGAACACCACGCCCGCCGCGCAGAGATGGCCCTGCCCTGACAGGTCGTCGCTCCTGTTTGGATTGACCAGCGCCAGGCAGGCAGGCAAGTCCTGGCCCATCTGGTGATGGTCGATCACCACCACATCCACGCCTCTGCGCTTTGCCTCCTCCAGGGCATCGTGGCTTGTCGAGCCGCAATCCACCGTGACAATCAATTGCGCACCACGCTCGATCAACTGACCGATGGCAGCGGCATTCGGGCCATAGCCTTCGAAAATTCGGTCGGGAATATAGATTTCGGCCTCAATACCGAAATGCGCGAGAAACCGCCACAAAAGCGCCGACGACGCAGCACCATCGACATCATAATCGCCGAAAATTGCCACGCGCTCAGAGCGCATGATTGCCGCTACCAGCCGGTCCGCAGCTTTATCGCCATCGGTCAGGCTGGAAGGGTCGGGCATCAGGTCGCGTATGGTCGGATCGAGAAAGGCTTGCGCATCGGCAACCGCCACACCCCGCCCAGCCAGAACCCGCGCCACCAGATCGGGAATGCCATGCACCTGCGCAATCGCCAGCGACCGGTTCAACCCAGCCTGATCCAGCCGAGACACCCAGCGCTGGCCGCTGACCGAGGTCTCGACATTCAAAAAGGCGCGTTCTATCGGGTCGGCGGGTTCAAGCATTGATGAAGCAACTCGGTTATCGCCGCTCCACAGTCAGGAGCTAAGCTGTTTTCGGCCGCTCGATGCGGATCACTTGCGGTTCACCCAGCAGATAGCCTTCCTCCTTGATGGCGGCAACGGCCTGGCGCACGGATTTTTCCAATGTGGCATGGGTGACGAGGATGATCGTCTTGGTTTGATCGGCGTCAGACGATGTCTGCGAGTGCTGGACAATCGATTCGAGCGAAATGTTGTTTTCCGCCATCTGCGTCGCAATGCTGGCGAAAACCCCGGTGCGGTCGACCACGGTCAGGCGGATAAAGTAGCCGCCTTCATGCCGGGTCATCTCAGCCTGAACATAGGGCTCGAGCAGATGCGCCGGGCGGCCCAGAACCGGAACCATCTGCGCGCCGGGTCGGCTTTTGGCGATATCGGTAATGTCGCCCAGCACGGCGGATGCCGTGGCATTGCCACCGGCGCCGGGGCCGACCATCAACAATTCGCCGAGAATATCGGACTCCAGCGCCACCGCATTCGTCACGCCATCGACCTGGGCAATCACCGAATCGAGCGGCACCATGGTCGGATGGACGCGCTGTTCGATACCGGTGGAGGTCTTTTGCGCTACGCCGAGCAACTTGATTCGGTAGCCGAGATCGCGGGCGGCGTGGATGTCGTCGATGGAAATATTGCTGATGCCTTCGAGATAAATCTCGTCTGCGGCAATTTGGCTACCGAAGGCCAGCGTCGTCAGGATTGACAGCTTATGCGCGGTATCATTGCCCTCGATATCGAAGGTCGGATCGGCCTCGGCATAGCCAAGACGCTGGGCTTCAGCCAGGCAATCGGCAAAGCTCAGGCCCTCCTTTTCCATCCGGGTCAGGATGTAATTGCAGGTGCCGTTCATGATGCCGTATATCCGCGAGAAATCATTGCCGGTCAGCGATTCGCGCAGCGTCTTGATAACCGGGATACCGCCCGCGACAGCAGCTTCATAGTTGATCAAGAGGCCCTTTTCTTCCGCCAGCTTGGCCAGTTCCACACCGTGGCGGGCCAGCAGCGCCTTGTTGGCGGTCACCACATGCACGCCGCAACCGAGGGCCGCGCGCACAGAGTGTTCGGCTGGTCCTTCCGCGCCGCCGATCAACTCGACAAACACGTCGATATCGGCCTTTTCAGCCATCTCGACCGGGCTGTCGAACCAGGCGACACCGGCAAGATCGACGCCGCGATCACGGGTCTTGTCGCGCGCCGAGACCGCCGAAATGGCGATGGGCCGACCGCAGGCGACAGTAAGCGCTTGGGTGCGGGTTTGCAAAATACGCGCCAGTGACGCACCAACGGTTCCGAGACCCGCAATGCCGATCTTAAGGGCATCAGCCATGAGACAATCCTGATATGCTTTTCAATATTCGGAAAAGAGCGGCCACGAATGGGCCGCTCCGATAAAAACTCTCAACGGTGGGCGTTGAGCGATACGACATTGTGCAGCGTGTCGTCCGCTGTCGACAGGAACCGCTTCAGATTGCGGGCGGCCTGGCGAATACGATGCTCGTTCTCGACCAGCGCGATGCGGACGTAATCATCGCCCTGTTCGCCAAAGCCAATGCCTGGCGCGACCGCCATATCGGCCTTTTCTACCAGTAGTTTGGAGAATTCCAGTGAGCCGAGATGGCGGAATTTTTCCGGAATTTTTGCCCAGGCAAACATTGTTGCCGCCGGTGGCGGCACCTCGAAACCGGCCTTGCCGAAGCTTTCGACCAGCACGTCGCGGCGGCGCTTGTAGATATTGCGCACTTCGGCAACATCCGTGCCATCGCCATTCAGCGCATGGGTAGCGGCCACCTGGATCGGCGTGAATGCACCGTAATCCAGGTAGGATTTCACCCGGGCCAAAGCGCCGATCAAACGCTCATTGCCGACGGCAAAGCCCATGCGCCAGCCGGGCATGGAAAAGGTCTTTGACATCGAGGTGAACTCCACCGCGACATCCATGGCACCCGGAACTTCCAATACCGATGGCGGAGGGTTGCCGTCGAAATAGATTTCCGAATAGGCGAGGTCCGAAAGCACGATCAAGTCATGCTTTTTGGCAAAGGCGATCACGTCCTTGTAGAAATCCAGCGAGGCGACACGCGCCGTCGGATTGGACGGATAGTTGATGATCAGCGCCAAGGGCTTGGGGATCGAGTGGCGCACCGCACGCTCCAGCGGCGGGAAAAAGGTTTCATCCGGCTCGACCGGGATGGAACGGATCACGCCGCCGGTCATCAGGAAGCCAAAAGCATGGATCGGGTAGGTCGGATCGGGGCAAAGGATCACGTCACCAGGCGCGGTGATCGCCTGCGCCATATTGGCAAAACCTTCCTTCGATCCCAGCGTCGCAACAACCTGGGTTTCCGGATTGAGCTTCACATTGAAACGGCGGGCATAATAGGCGGCCTGCGCCCGGCGCAAACCTGGAATGCCTTTGGACGAGGAATAGCGATGGGTGCGGGGGTCCTGCACGGCCTCACACAGCTTGTCGACAATGTTCTGCGGGGTCGGAAGATCGGGATTGCCCATGCCGAGATCGATGATATCAGCGCCACCGGCTCGCGCGCTTGCCTTCAAACGGTTGACCTGTTCGAAAACATAGGGCGGCAGACGCCGAACTTTGTGAAACTCTTCCATCTCAGACCTCGTTGAACCGCAGGCTCCCCGCCTTGCGGACGATCCGTTTTCCACTGCAGCATCCCCGAAAACGGATCTGGCAAATCGGGGTGCCGTGACAATACCGCAAATTGCAATGATTCGCGGTAGAATTTGGCCAACCGCACCCTGCCCTGTCCCTCCCGGTCATCGGTTCCGGGCACATTCGACATGTCAGAATGCAACTGTCACATTGCATTTGCTTTGCGGCCAAATGCCCTGCAAGGCAAGGGCTATTTGCAGGCGGGCGGTACGGCTTTTGCTATTGGCCCTTAACCTGTCCGTTTGTCTTGGCAAGCTTGCGCATTTCCTCGACGCGGCGCTCATATTCGGCCTGGCTGATCTGCCCGGTCTTGCGCAGATAAGAGAGCGAAGACAGGCGCTTGCCCATATCCTTCGCCTCGTCATTGCTCATCTGCACATTGGCCGCGGTCAAGGGCCGTGAAAAATCCGGATAACCATCCGGCGTGGTATAGGCAGCAGCGGCAGGATCGGTCTTGTCGGTCACCGTCACATCGACATGGCCCGGGCGCACCGCAGACTGCGAAGCGGGCGTGCTGTTGCAGCCGGCAAGTGCAAGCAGGCAAAGAATGCCAGTTCCCACCGCACCGGCTTTCGCCAGGCGCAGAGCCGGCTTCAGACGCGAAGACTGCCCAACCAAAGAGACGATCGAAACCATATTCAAACCCAACCAAATCCGCCCGGCACCGGGAAAAACAGCAGCGCAAGCCGTGTGGTTATTCGCCCCACGCTTTTCACAACGTAAACGTGAATAACCTGCGACAAAACGCGCAAACCTTGTAAAACATGTGAGTCAAACCACACCCACACCTTTCATCTGTCTGGAACTTGTAGTCATTTTCAGGCAGGATAGGCAAATATAAAAAAGAGAAGAGCCAAGGGGAGATGGCATTGACCACAGCATCGAAGGACCAGGGTCGCGCCGGTCAATCCCATCCCGCGTCCGACGCGCCAGAACGCGGACCGGAAACCAGCCAGGAAACCGGGCCGAAAACCAGCAAAACAGCAAACAACGCTGACGGTTCTGAATCCGAAAAGGCCGGTTTCAATCAAATGGGTTTCGACCCGTCCCTGATCGATCCCTATATCGTCAAGGACCCCGAAGCGCTGGCCGTCAATCTCGCCAAGGCGCTTGAGAACCTCGGCAAGGCGGCCTCCTCCTGGATCGCGCCGCGTGAAAAGACTGGCCTCGTCGATCCGGTGGCGGAACCTGCCGTCGAACTTGTCAAGACCCTGTCAGGCGTGGCGGAATACTGGATGACCGATCCGCAGCGCAGCCTGGAGGCGCAGACCCATCTGATGACCTCGCTGTTCGGCGTCTGGATGAAGAGCTTGAGCCGCCTTTCGATGCCTGCCCAAACAGCTCCACCGCCCGAACCGATCAAGGACAAGCGATTCGCGGATGTCGACTGGCAGCGCAATCCGTTCTTCGATTTTTTGCGCCAGGCCTATCTGGTCTTGTCCGACTGGGCTGAGAAACTGGTGGAAAATACGCAAGGCTTGGATGAGCATGCGCGCCATAAGGCGCTGTTCTACGTCCGGCAGATGACGGCGGCGCTGTCGCCGGTCAATTTCGTCATGACCAATCCGCAGCTTTACCGCGAGACGGTCGCCACTAGCGGCGCCAATCTGGTCAAGGGCATGAAAATGTTTGCCGAAGACATGGCCGCCGGTCAGGGTGAATTGCGGATGCGCCAGACCGACACCAGCAAATTCGCGCTAGGCACCAATATGGCGCTGACGCCGGGCAAGGTCGTCGCCCAGAGCGATGTCTGCGAGGTCATTCAATACGAACCCGCCACTGACAAGGTGCTGAAGCGGCCCCTGCTGATCTGCCCGCCCTGGATCAACAAATTCTATATTCTCGATCTCAATCCGGAAAAGAGCTTCATCAAATATTGCGTCGACCAGGGCCACACGGTCTTCGTGATTTCCTGGGTCAATCCCGATCAACGCCATGCGGGCAAGGACTGGCTGTCCTATATTCGTGAAGGCGTGGATTTTGCCCTCGACACCGTCGAGAAAGCCACCGGCGAAAAGAAGGTCAATGCCATCGGCTATTGCGTTGGCGGCACTCTGCTGTCTGCCGCCATGGCGTTGCATGCCAAGGAAGGCAATAGCCGGATTGCCAGCGCCACATTGTTCACCACCCAGGTGGATTTCACCCATGCAGGCGACCTGAAAGTCTTCGTGGACGAGGAACAGGTGAGCGGGCTGGAAGAAAAGATGCGGCAGAAGGGCTATCTGGATGGCTCGAAAATGGCCTCGGCCTTCAACATGCTGCGCTCGTCCGAGCTGATCTGGCCCTATTTCGTCAACAATTACCTGAAGGGTCAGGACCCGACCGCCTTCGATCTCTTGTACTGGAATGCCGATTCGACCCGGATGGCGGCGGCCAATCACTCGTTTTATCTGCGCAATTGCTATCTGGAAAACAATCTGGCGCGCGGCAAGATGCAGTTGGATGGCAAGACCCTGTCACTGAAAGACGTGAAAATCCCGATCTACAATCTCGCCACCAAGGAAGACCATATCGCCCCGGCAAAATCGGTGTTTGTCGGATCGGCCTGCTTCGGTGGTCCCGTCACCTATGTGATGAGCGGATCCGGCCATATCGCCGGCGTGGTCAATCCGCCCGATAAGCGCAAATACCAGTTCTGGACCAATGGCAAGCCAGAAGGCACCTTCGAGGATTGGGTGGCCGGGGCCGAGGAAACCCCCGGCTCCTGGTGGCCGCATTGGCAGAAATGGATCGAAGGATTGGACAAACGCCGCGTGGCGGCCCGCAAACCGGGCGGCACAGCACTGAATGCCATAGGGGATGCGCCGGGCTCTTACGTGCTGGAGCGGGTCTGATACGAAGACTCATTTAAAATGACTCTTCGTATTCTTTTTGCAAATATCTCAAGCCTCTGATGCATTTGAGATATTTGCAATCTCTTCGAGGCGAGGATGCGTGAGCATGTCAGAGCCTCGGTATAAAGATTAGCCGAACGATAGAAACGCCATGATTTTCGATCCGCCACTGGTCGCGGCCACGCTGGTGCGCCGCTACAAACGCTTTCTTTTCGACGCGGTGTTGGAAGACGGCAGCGAAATTACCGGTTTTTGCGCCAATACCGGCTCAATGCGCGGGCTGACCACGCCCGGCTCACGCATTTACCTCTCGCAAAGCGAAAAGCCGGGACGGAAATATCGCTATGGGTTTGAGTTGATCGAAGCCGATGGAACATTGGTTGGCGTCAATACCAGCCTTCCCAACCGTCTGGCTCACGAGGCGATCCGCGCCGGTTTGGTCAGCGATCTCTTACACTATCCGCAGATCCGCACCGAGCAGCGCTATGGCGAGAACTCCCGGATCGACCTGCTGTTGTCGGGTCCTGGCAAAGCGGATTGCTATGTTGAGGTGAAGAACGTCCATTTCATCCGGGAAACCGGATTGGCGGAATTTCCAGATAGCGTCACCACCAGAGGCGCGAAACATTTGACCGAAATGGCCAAGCTGGTGGCGGCAGGCAAGCGGGCGGCGATGCTCTATGTGATCCAGCGGCAGGATTGCGATGCCCTGGCGATCTGCGCCGATCTCGACCCCGCCTACGGACGGGCCTTTACCGCCGCCATAAGCCAAAGCGTCGAAGCCTATGCGGTGAAATGCGCGATCACACCGGGCGGGATCATTCCGTCTTGCAGCGTTCCAGTGCGCCTGACTACACCATGAAATGAATGGCCGTCAGCGCAATCGCCCCCAAGGCCAGAATGGAAAGGCTTCCCGCCGCCAGTACCCTGCCCCCGGACGCAAGCAGGCTGCGCAGATCAACCTGAAGACCAAGTGCCGCCATGGACAGGGTGGTGAGAAAACCCGACAAATGCTGCGACGGCTCCAGCAGACCATGCGGCAGGACATCCAGGGATCGAGCCACCATCAATGCCAGAAAACCGATGATGAACCAGGGCGCCAAGTGGGCAAAGGAGAACTTACGCTCATTTTTAAACCCGGACCCCATTTCCATACCTCTGGCACTCATCTCCAATCCCAGCAGGCCCAGTCCGAGCAGAACAGGCCCCAGCATCATCACCCGGATCAGTTTGACCAGCGTGCCAATTTGCAGGCTGACCAGCCCGAAGGACGCAGTGGCTGCAAGCACTTGCGGAACGGCATAGACCGTCATGCCCGCCAGAATTCCGTAGTGGCGGGGGTCCAGACCGGCTTGAAAAGCCACCAGCGGCAGCAGAAGCACCACGAGAATGCCAAGCACGGCTGTAAAGGCAATGGACGAAGCAACCTCGTCGGCATCGGCGCCAATCACCGGGGCTGCCGCCATGATCGCCGAATTTCCGCAAATGGAGTTGCCGCAGGCAACCAGCAGCGCTAGCGGATGTGGCAATCCGATAACACGCCCAATCGCATAACTGCTGACCAGACCGCAACAGAGCACGGCAATCACAAAAGCTATCAGGGTGAACCCGCTTCCGGCGATCTGCCCAAGGCTGACCGATGCGCCCAACAGGACAATGGCAAGTTCCAGCACGGTTTTCGCGCAGAGGTGAATGCCCCTGTTCACGACTGGCGGCAGGACAAACAGGCTTTTGATCAGGGTGCCGAGTAAAATGCACCAGACCAGGGCATCGACAGGCATCCGCCCTGTGACACGCTGAACCGTAAAGGCGAGAGCATAGCCTCCCAAAGCGACAGCACTGGACAGGACAATCCCAGGTACGAGCGAAATAACAGGGCGAAACAGGCGCATTTTCAAACCTTTCCATCGGTTGGCCTGTTTTGCATGGAGAATTCATTTTATTCCAACGCATAATTGACTACATTTCATGCAGAATAATTTCACAATCGAGATGACCATGACGCTTGAGCAATTGACCATTTTCCTTGCCGTTGCCGAGCGTCAGCATGTCACTCGGGCGGCAGAGGCAATCGGCCTGACGCCGTCCGCCGTCAGCGCGGCCATCCGCGCCTTGGAGATCAATCATGATGTCCTGCTGTTTGACCGGGTTGGAAGGGGTATTGAGCTTACCCAGGCAGGCCGGATCTTTATCGATGAGGCTCGCGCAACGCTTGATGCAGCGAACCATGCAGCATTGGTGCTGGCCGAACTGGGTGGATTAAGCCGGGGCAAGCTGACCATCCATGCCAGCCAGACGGTGGCCAGCCATTGGCTGCCACGCAAAATGATGCAGTTTCACGCCCTCCATCCGGATATCGAACTGGCTCTGACCATCGGCAATTCGGCCTCCGTCGCTGACGCCGTGGAGACAGGCAAAGCGGAACTGGGCTTTGTCGAGGCCGAGATACCCTCGGAGACATTGACCCACCTGGTGGTCGCGCAAGACGAAATGGTCATCGTCGTCCCCTGTGGCCATCCGCTGGCAGATCCTGCCGCGGACCTGCCAGCGGCGATTCTGGCCACGCCCTGGATTTTGCGAGAAATGGGTTCGGGCACGCGCGCCTATTTCGAGCAGGCATTGAAGGCCATGGAGATAGAGCCGTCATCGCTGACCGTGGCCTTGACCTTTCCATCCAATGAAGCGGTGCTATCGGCGCTTGGGGCGGGCGGCTGCGCCAGCGCGCTGTCCCGGTCGGCAGTGCAAGCGTTAGTCGCAAGCGGCGCATTGCAAATTGCTCCGATCCCGCTCCCAGTTCGTCACTTCACCGCCCTTCGCCACCGTGAGAGGCGCATCAGTGGCGCGGCCCGTGCCTTCCTGCAACGGGCGACTGATCCTGACAGCGAGTGAAGATGATCTGGGTATAGCAGACCGGAAGCGGTTAAGAATTGATCGTACTCTGCGGATCGTGATGGACGAACAACCTTTGCCTGCGGTATGTAAAAAACTGAAATTGATTGCGGGATGATAATGGAATGGTAAATTACATCGACGCGGCTACCGCGCCGCTCAAAAACACTGGTGCGATCCGTCTTTATGGCGCGGATGCTTTCGAAGCGATGCGCAAGGCCTGCCAGGTCACAGCCCGCTGCCTGGACGCCTTGGCCCCGATGGTGAAGCCTGGCGTTACCACCAATGAAATCGACAGGTTTGTCTTCGATTTTGGCATGGATAACGGCGTTCTGCCTGCAACCCTGAATTATCGCGGCTATCGGCATTCGGTCTGCACCTCGATCAACCATGTCGTCTGCCACGGTATTCCTGACGACAAACCGTTGCGCGAAGGCGATATCGTCAATATCGACGTGACCTATGTGGTGGATGGCTGGCACGGCGATTCCAGCCGAATGTATCCGGTCGGCGAAATCAAGCGGGCCGCCGAACGTCTGCTCGAAGTTACCCATGAATGCCTGATGCGGGGCATAGAGGTCGTCAGGCCGGGAACGCGAACGGGTGCAATTGGTGCCGCCATCCAAAGCTTTGCCGAGGCGCAACGCTGTTCCGTGGTGCGGGATTTCTGCGGACACGGGGTTGGCCAGTTGTTTCACGACAGCCCGAATATCCTGCATTACGGACGGCCCGACGAAGGCCCGGAAATACGCGAGGGCATGATCTTCACCATCGAGCCGATGATCAATCTGGGCAAGCCGCATGTGAAGGTGTTGGCCGATGGCTGGACCGCTGTTACCCGCGACCGGTCGTTGACGGCGCAGTATGAACATACCGTCGGCGTTACTTCGTCCGGCTGCGAAATCTTCACACTGTCGCCTGCCGGGCTGGACCGTCCGGGCCTGCCTCCCTTGCAAGGCTGAGCAATGAACAAGCCGCCGCGCTTTCCTAACGCCGACGAAACCGCCTCCCCGTCCTTCCTGCCGGAACAGGACGAGAGTTTCGATTACGAAGAGGACGAGCGCGGCTTTTTCGCCGAACAGGTCCAGAAGCCGAAGGCGATGAAAAAGGCGCCGGACACCAGCGCCAAGCAGCCGGAACATTACCATGGCCACCGGGAACGATTGCGCCTGCGGTTCAAGGAAAAGGGCGATGAGGCGCTGGCCGATTACGAAGTGCTGGAACTGCTGCTCTTCCGGCTGATCCCAAGGCGCGACACCAAACCGATTGCCAAGGCCCTGCTGGACCGGTTCGGCAGCCTTGCGGGGGTATTTGGCGCAAAGCACAGCCTGCTTCAGGAGGTGAAAGGTGTCGGCGAGGCCGTGGCGCTTGATTTGAAGCTGATTTCATCGGCAGCGCAGCGGATGCTGAAAAGCGAGTTGAAGGGCAAGCAGATCCTGTCCTCCTGGTCGAGCGTGATCGATTATTGCCACGCGGCCATGGCCTATGAAACCACCGAACAGTTCCGCATCCTGTTTCTCGACAAGCGCAATACGCTGATTGCCGATGAAGTGCAGGGCCGAGGCACAGTTGACCACACGCCCGTCTATCCGCGCGAAGTGGTCAAACGCGCACTCGAATTATCCGCCACGGCCATTATCCTCGTTCACAACCATCCAAGCGGTGATCCGACCCCATCCCGGGCCGATATTGAGATGACCAAAACTATTATCGATACGGCAAAACCGCTCGGCATCACCGTGCATGACCATGTGATCATCGGCAAACAGGGCCATGCCAGCCTGAAAGGCCTGCGGCTGATCTGAGCTTGATGCTGTTAAGATCACAACCGTATCAGCTTGAGACAGCCGCTATCCTATTGTTAAGCCTGCCCGTTCAGCCTTCGGTAAACCGCTTCCGCTACACCTTGTCATTCACGCTGCAAGGACGGATGAGATGAGCATTTCCGGTATTTTGAACACGGCGACATCAGGCATGCTGGCCCAACAGACACGCCTGAGCAATGTTGCCAGCAATATTGCCAATGCCGATACGCCCGGATATCAGCGGCTGAACACCAATCTTTCAGCCAGTAGCTCAGGCGTCGTAGCAACCACAAGCCGATCCACTGACGCGCCCGTGACGCAGGACGCGCCGAATGTCGATCCTTTGCGTGAGATAACCGACATGATCGGTGCCGAAAATGGGTTTGCCGCCAATGCGAAAGTGTTCGAGACCGGCGCCGACATGTGGGACATGCTGATGAGCGTCAAACGCGACTAAAGCATTCCGAACGGAAAACCGGGCTCCACTTTTCCTGGAAATGCTCTTTATTCTACGCATTTCCGGACGGAAAACCGCTACACACTTTTCCTGGAAATGCTCGCCCTCACCCACCCCAATATTGCCGGGCGGCAAGGCCGAGCGAAATCAGGCCGAAGCCGATCAGCAGAACGGCGGAGCCGCGTTGTACCCAGATCGTGAAATGGTCAGGCAATCGGCTTTTCAGCCAGACGACAGCGCCGCACAGCGCAAACCACCAGATCAGCGACCCGAGAAACACCCCTGCCACCAGAAAGAACGGACTGACATCGCCGGTATCGGCGAGACCCGCGCCTGCAAATAGCGCTGCGAAACCGAAGATCGTCGCAGGATTGGTAATGGTCAGCCCGAAGGTGGAAATGGTGGTGCGGATAAAATCGCTGGCCTTGATCTGTGCTGCCGGTCGCGGTGGCCGCGCTTCAAGCATGCGGATACCAATCAGCAGTATAAGCGTGCCGCCGACCAGTTTCAGCGGCATCGATATTTC
It encodes the following:
- the recJ gene encoding single-stranded-DNA-specific exonuclease RecJ, encoding MLEPADPIERAFLNVETSVSGQRWVSRLDQAGLNRSLAIAQVHGIPDLVARVLAGRGVAVADAQAFLDPTIRDLMPDPSSLTDGDKAADRLVAAIMRSERVAIFGDYDVDGAASSALLWRFLAHFGIEAEIYIPDRIFEGYGPNAAAIGQLIERGAQLIVTVDCGSTSHDALEEAKRRGVDVVVIDHHQMGQDLPACLALVNPNRSDDLSGQGHLCAAGVVFMVLVGTLRKLREAGHGAARSLDLLAWLDLVALATVCDVVPLKGLNRAYVVKGLIAARHQQNAGLASLLKIAGIGGPVTPYHFGFLVGPRINAGGRIGDAALGSRLLTLDDAAEADEIAAQLDDLNRQRQAMEAQMLAEAEAEAMAEYGTGERAAVILTAREGWHPGIVGLLAARLKERFQRPAFAIAFDGSGKGTGSGRSIAGFDMGKMVRAAVDNGLLVKGGGHAMAAGLTVERGNLGKVRAFFDEQAQEKVMALSAIRALKIDGAVGASGATLALIDLLETAGPYGSGHSQPIFAIPAHRIRESRLIGTSHVKVTLEAPDGSRIDGIAFRAKETPLGDLLLGRRGDAVHVAGCLGAELWQGTRRIQIRILDAAPAF
- a CDS encoding homoserine dehydrogenase, with the translated sequence MADALKIGIAGLGTVGASLARILQTRTQALTVACGRPIAISAVSARDKTRDRGVDLAGVAWFDSPVEMAEKADIDVFVELIGGAEGPAEHSVRAALGCGVHVVTANKALLARHGVELAKLAEEKGLLINYEAAVAGGIPVIKTLRESLTGNDFSRIYGIMNGTCNYILTRMEKEGLSFADCLAEAQRLGYAEADPTFDIEGNDTAHKLSILTTLAFGSQIAADEIYLEGISNISIDDIHAARDLGYRIKLLGVAQKTSTGIEQRVHPTMVPLDSVIAQVDGVTNAVALESDILGELLMVGPGAGGNATASAVLGDITDIAKSRPGAQMVPVLGRPAHLLEPYVQAEMTRHEGGYFIRLTVVDRTGVFASIATQMAENNISLESIVQHSQTSSDADQTKTIILVTHATLEKSVRQAVAAIKEEGYLLGEPQVIRIERPKTA
- a CDS encoding LL-diaminopimelate aminotransferase produces the protein MEEFHKVRRLPPYVFEQVNRLKASARAGGADIIDLGMGNPDLPTPQNIVDKLCEAVQDPRTHRYSSSKGIPGLRRAQAAYYARRFNVKLNPETQVVATLGSKEGFANMAQAITAPGDVILCPDPTYPIHAFGFLMTGGVIRSIPVEPDETFFPPLERAVRHSIPKPLALIINYPSNPTARVASLDFYKDVIAFAKKHDLIVLSDLAYSEIYFDGNPPPSVLEVPGAMDVAVEFTSMSKTFSMPGWRMGFAVGNERLIGALARVKSYLDYGAFTPIQVAATHALNGDGTDVAEVRNIYKRRRDVLVESFGKAGFEVPPPAATMFAWAKIPEKFRHLGSLEFSKLLVEKADMAVAPGIGFGEQGDDYVRIALVENEHRIRQAARNLKRFLSTADDTLHNVVSLNAHR
- a CDS encoding PHA/PHB synthase family protein, with protein sequence MGFDPSLIDPYIVKDPEALAVNLAKALENLGKAASSWIAPREKTGLVDPVAEPAVELVKTLSGVAEYWMTDPQRSLEAQTHLMTSLFGVWMKSLSRLSMPAQTAPPPEPIKDKRFADVDWQRNPFFDFLRQAYLVLSDWAEKLVENTQGLDEHARHKALFYVRQMTAALSPVNFVMTNPQLYRETVATSGANLVKGMKMFAEDMAAGQGELRMRQTDTSKFALGTNMALTPGKVVAQSDVCEVIQYEPATDKVLKRPLLICPPWINKFYILDLNPEKSFIKYCVDQGHTVFVISWVNPDQRHAGKDWLSYIREGVDFALDTVEKATGEKKVNAIGYCVGGTLLSAAMALHAKEGNSRIASATLFTTQVDFTHAGDLKVFVDEEQVSGLEEKMRQKGYLDGSKMASAFNMLRSSELIWPYFVNNYLKGQDPTAFDLLYWNADSTRMAAANHSFYLRNCYLENNLARGKMQLDGKTLSLKDVKIPIYNLATKEDHIAPAKSVFVGSACFGGPVTYVMSGSGHIAGVVNPPDKRKYQFWTNGKPEGTFEDWVAGAEETPGSWWPHWQKWIEGLDKRRVAARKPGGTALNAIGDAPGSYVLERV